CTGTTCGGGGAGACCCTGTCGAAGCGCGGCTTCAACGGCGCGGTGCTGTTCGCCTGGATCAGCAGCCCGGAGAACGTCCCGCGCACCACCCTGCACTCCGACGAGATCCCGCGCGCGGAGCGGAACTGGTCCGGGCAGAACTTCCCGGGCTACGCGAACCCGGAGATGGACGCGCTGCTGGAGGCGCTGCCGCAGGAGCTGGACGCGGAGCGGCGCCGGCCGATGTGGGCGCGGCTGCAGGCGATGACGCACCGCGACCTGCCCGCCCTTCCCCTGTGGCACCGGGCGGAGCCGCACGTGCTGCCGACCTGGCTAGAGGGCGTGCGGCCGACGGGGAACATGTCGCCCTCCTCGCTCTGGGTGGCGGAGTGGCGGGTGCGCTGACGTGCTGCGGGTGATCGCATGGCGGGTGCCGCAGATCGCGGCGACGCTCGTCATCCTCTCGCTCCTCGCCTACCTCGCCATCGGCGCCATGCCGGGGGACCCGATCTCGCTCGCCATGATGGCCGACCCGCGGCTGGGGCCGGAGGACGTGGCGCGGATGCGGGCGCTGCACGGGCTGGACCAGCCGCTTCTGGCGCGATGGTGGGCCTGGGCCGCGGGCGTGCTGCGCGGGGAGTTCGGCTATTCCCGCCTTTTCGCACGCCCGGTGGCGGAGGTTCTGTGGCCGGCGCTGCGGGGCAGCCTCGTGCTGCTGGGAACGGCGCTGGCGCTGGCGGCGGGGATCGGCGTGGCGGCCGGGATGCTGGCGGCGCTGCGGCCGCGCTGGCGGGGGGCGGTGGACGCGCTGGCGCTCGTCTCCCAGGCCGTGCCGGCCTTCTGGCTGGGGATCCTGCTGATCATCCTCTTCGCCGTCGCGCTGGGGTGGTTGCCGGCGGGCGGGGTGCCGGATTCCGGCGGCGGCGGCGTGCTCGAGGCGGCGCGCTTCCTGGTGCTGCCGGTCGCGACCCTCGCGGTCGCGCATCTCGCGGCCTATGCGCGCCACACGGTGGCGGCGATGGCGGAGGTGTTGCGCGCGCCCTGGATCACCGCCGCCCGCGCGCGCGGGGCGCCGGAATCGCGAATCGCCTTCACCCACGCGCTGCCGAACGCTGCCGTGCCGCTGCTCTCCGTGCTGGCTCTGGATGCGGGGGCGCTCGTCTCCGGCGCGCTGATCACGGAGACGGTCTTCGCGCGGCCCGGCATGGGGAAGCTGCTGACGGATGCGGTGATGGGCAGCGACCAGAACCTTGCGCTCCTCGCGCTGCTGCTTGTGGCGGGGGTGACGATGCTGGCGACCCTGGCCGCCGACCTCGCGCAGCGCGCGCTGGACCCGAGGCTGGCGGCATGACGCGGCTGCGCGCGGGGGCGGCGATCCTGCTGCTGCTGGTGATCGCGGCGGTTGCGGCGCCGTGGGTGGCGGCGTGGCTGGGCGTGGACCCGGAGG
This genomic window from Pararoseomonas sp. SCSIO 73927 contains:
- a CDS encoding ABC transporter permease; amino-acid sequence: MLRVIAWRVPQIAATLVILSLLAYLAIGAMPGDPISLAMMADPRLGPEDVARMRALHGLDQPLLARWWAWAAGVLRGEFGYSRLFARPVAEVLWPALRGSLVLLGTALALAAGIGVAAGMLAALRPRWRGAVDALALVSQAVPAFWLGILLIILFAVALGWLPAGGVPDSGGGGVLEAARFLVLPVATLAVAHLAAYARHTVAAMAEVLRAPWITAARARGAPESRIAFTHALPNAAVPLLSVLALDAGALVSGALITETVFARPGMGKLLTDAVMGSDQNLALLALLLVAGVTMLATLAADLAQRALDPRLAA